The following proteins are co-located in the Helicobacter acinonychis genome:
- a CDS encoding vacuolating cytotoxin domain-containing protein, which translates to MIAKNDKTDLKTKHFKNRSFRGIKKKIAKKYKAKNQSLITHAFQSHAFKMCSSLSLNKKIFLGLGFVSALSAQSEDYNSSVYWLNSVNKNHSNKSYYISPLRTWAGGNRQFTQNYNNSKLYIGTKDASATPNNNSIWFGGAYNDFWHQYQGYVGYITGVFKARDIFITGDIGSGNQLKTGGGATLVFESSNDLTTNEAHFKNDKAGTQNSWMNLISSNSVHLKNTTFSNQTPNGGFNVKGKNINYEGGSISGGNFGFDNVDRHGKTTINGVTFNDNGTLTYKGGNSIGGSISFINSNINHYKLNLHANDITFNNTTLGSMPNGNANTVGEVYVLNASNITFNNLTFDGGWFVFARFNAHVNFQGTTTINSSASPFLNMTGKVTIEPNAIFNIQNYTPTIGSTYTLFSMKNGSITYNDVNNLWNIIRLKNTQATKDNSKNATSSNNTHTYYVTYNLGGTLYNFKEVFSPNSIFLQSVYYGANNIYYTNSVNIHDNAFNLRDIKDDRDDTIFYLNGMNTWNYTNARFTQTYGGKNSALVFNATTPWANGSIPKSDSTVRFGGYHGVDWGKTGYITGTFIADRVYITGNMMSGNGAQTGGGATLNFVGATEVNIAGATFKNLKTTSQNSYMTFMALRDRSGSGKINVSGKINVSQSDFYDWTGGGYDFTGNGVFDNVNFNEAYYKFQGSKNTYTFKNTNFLAGGFKFQGKTTIDHSVLESASYTFDGDNNAFNANKFNGGSFNFNHAEQTDAFNNNSFNGGSFSFNAKQVDFNHNSFNGGVFNFNNTPKVNFNNDTFNVNNQFKLNGSQTTFSFNKVVFNMQGLLSSLSVGTTYQLLNAKSVDYKDNNNALYQMLHWTSGENPSGKLVGESKSASSNTKIYNVHFTDNGLAYYIKENFNNGITLTRLCTLGYTHCVSIHDDAFNLKNVNNNASDTVFYLNGMTTWKIAGKGVFNQNYSGANSVLVFNQTTPFLDGANPTSKSVVSFGKTSGAEWGLVGYIHGVFRANQIDIAGTIRSGNGAKTGGGATLVFNAQKRLNIANANLNNDKAGLQNSWMNFIVDNGNLNVKNANFSNQTPHGGFNLKANDIAWDGGSVSGGGHFGVDNASASGKAVIKNATFNDNGTLIYKGGENNAGNSLTLENNTFNSYNINARVQNLIFNNNSFNGGSYSFNDTKNITFKGTNTLINSDPFSRLKGSVAINDNSIFNIQRNLTDKTTYTLLSGDSIKYNNQTLADNLFSKNLWDLIHFDGTRGTLLRVEKNTYFVQFTQSNGQKFVFEETFNPGSITYRYLTLNSSPYHTDADSTDIWNQVRKQFDFIPGKTPVCVGVCYIAPYKNQDLIGSSAFAWSLNFGATVVGTLLLGSAQAKANNNGGSIWFGKNNLLYLHGNFNALNIFLTNNFNVGNPNAGGGATINFNADETLSADGLNYTNFQTVALGLQTSASQHSWANFNSRLSMEIKNSNFRDFTWGGFRFNSGRMVFENTTFSGWTNINGATESGSSYVSMVANTDLIFSNSILGGGVRYDLKAKRIAFNNSQMVVDVSKNVNQSSLSGDVTFSNSRLAVKPNAAINIGDSQTQTTLENASSLSFYNNSVANFNGTTTFKGVSYLNLNPNAQVSFNHVNFNNANVTFYGIPLFGKTPDFGNSVRLINFKGDAKFAQATLNLRAKNIHVNFQGNSTFGENSTMNLAQGSQASFNALSVEGETHFNLNGSSLLNFNGNSVFNASVNFYASNSQISFSKSATFNANASFDLGNNSALNFQSVFLNSTLSLLGNGSNNLAINTRGNFSFGSKGILNLSYMNLFGGDKKTSVYDVLQAQNIDGLNGSNGYEKIRFYGIGIEKADYSFNNGVHSWSFTNPLNTTETITETLYNNRLKVQISQNGISNNTMFNLAPSLYDYQKNPYNYTNNKAGTYYLTSNIRGFNQNNEIPGTYNAFNQRLKALHIYNQAITKEDLSMLASLGKEFLPKVAKLIASGDLDNLNLKSPNSFDTILKVLKKYDITISQEKWKSLLKMIQGFSNTANYQFSQGSLVVGAIKEGQTNTNSVVWFGGDGYKNPCAIGDNTCQMFRQTNLGQLIHSTSPYLGYMDVNFKAKNIYITGTIGSGNAWGSGGSANVSFESATNLVLNQANIDAKGNDKLFSYLGKDGIDKLFGEKGLGNILSNIVYEESLNNNAIPKDLANMIPKDFGSKTLSSLLGPREVSSLLSVSAFKNAIMEILNAKTVGDVFGENGLLNALDPTKRKEIDQMLLEQIQAHTSGFEKFIVKTLGIQNVENFINNWYGKQSLSSFANNFVPGGLDQALDKIGSSADSKELQGFLKQTTFGDILNQMIAQAPLINKLISWLGPQDLSTLINIALNSVTNPSKELLGAISGMGQKVLNDLLGEGVVTKIMNNQVLGQMINKIIADKGLGGVYNQGLGSILPKSLQDELKQLGMGSLLKPKGLHNLWQKGNFNFVAKNHVFVNDSSFSNATGGELNFVAGKSIIFNGKNTINFTQYQGKLSFVSKDFSNISLDTLNATNGLTLNAPKNDISVKKGQICTNILDCMGEKKAKNSPNASAPTDETLEVNANNFAFLGTIKANGLVDFSKVLQNTTIGTLDLEPNAILRANNLIVNNAFNSNSNYRVNISGNLNVIKGATFSANENGLDVGGDLKSEGQLTFNLKHPTDKTIISVAGTSTIMSYNNQTLINFNTQLKQGAYTLINSKRMLYGYDNQIIRGGSLSDYLKLYTLINFNGKRLQLEGDSLSYDNQPVSIKDGGFVISFKDNQGRMVYSSIFHDKVQVTVSDKPMDIHAPSLEYYIQHIQGDEGLNAIKSANNNAVNWLNALFVAKGGNPLFAPYYLQDTPTKHIVTLMEDVTSALGMLTKPSLKNNSTDALRLNTYTQQMGRLAKLSNFASFDSSDFSERLSSLKNQKFADAIPNAMDVILKYSQRDKLKNNLWATGVGGASFVENGSGTLYGINLGYDRFVRGAIIGGYAAYAYSGFNSRITGSRSDNVNVGLYARAFIKKSELTFSVNETWGANKTQISSNDALLSMINQSYNYSTWTTNARVNYGYDFMFKNKSVIIKPQTTLEYYYIGMTGLDGVMNNANYNQFKANADPSKKSVLTINLAIENRHYFNKNSYFYAISGISRDLLVRSMGDKLVRFIGDNTLSYRKGELYNTFASITTGGEVRLFKSFYANAGVGARFGLDYKMINITGNIGMRLAF; encoded by the coding sequence ATGATTGCTAAAAATGATAAAACCGATTTAAAAACTAAACACTTTAAAAACCGCTCTTTTAGGGGTATTAAAAAGAAGATTGCTAAAAAATACAAAGCTAAAAACCAATCTTTAATTACCCATGCATTCCAATCTCATGCATTCAAAATGTGCTCAAGCCTTTCTCTTAACAAAAAAATCTTTTTAGGGCTAGGGTTTGTCTCAGCTTTGAGCGCTCAAAGTGAGGATTATAATAGTTCGGTGTATTGGCTAAACAGCGTGAATAAAAACCACAGCAACAAATCCTACTATATCAGTCCCTTACGCACTTGGGCTGGGGGGAATAGGCAATTCACGCAAAATTATAACAACAGCAAATTATACATAGGAACAAAAGACGCTTCCGCAACGCCCAACAATAATTCTATATGGTTTGGGGGGGCGTATAATGATTTTTGGCACCAATATCAGGGCTATGTGGGGTATATCACAGGGGTTTTTAAGGCTAGAGATATTTTTATTACAGGGGATATTGGATCAGGCAACCAGCTAAAAACCGGTGGGGGTGCAACGCTTGTGTTTGAAAGCTCAAACGACTTAACCACCAACGAAGCGCATTTTAAAAACGACAAGGCCGGAACGCAAAATTCATGGATGAATTTGATTTCTAGTAACAGCGTGCATTTGAAAAACACGACTTTTAGCAACCAAACCCCCAATGGAGGTTTTAATGTCAAGGGGAAAAATATCAATTATGAAGGTGGGAGCATTAGTGGGGGTAATTTTGGCTTTGATAATGTCGATCGTCATGGAAAAACCACTATCAATGGCGTAACTTTCAATGATAACGGCACGCTCACTTACAAGGGAGGTAATAGCATTGGAGGGAGCATCAGTTTTATCAATTCCAATATCAACCATTACAAACTCAACCTCCATGCCAATGACATCACTTTCAATAACACCACTTTAGGGAGCATGCCTAATGGCAACGCTAACACCGTGGGGGAAGTTTATGTCCTTAATGCAAGCAATATCACTTTCAATAATTTGACTTTTGATGGGGGTTGGTTTGTTTTTGCTAGATTTAATGCTCATGTTAATTTTCAAGGCACGACCACGATCAATAGCTCCGCTTCACCTTTTTTAAATATGACCGGTAAAGTTACCATTGAACCTAATGCGATTTTTAACATTCAAAATTACACGCCCACGATAGGGAGCACTTACACGCTCTTCAGCATGAAAAATGGCTCTATCACTTACAATGATGTGAATAATTTGTGGAATATTATTAGGCTTAAAAACACGCAAGCCACAAAAGACAACAGCAAAAACGCCACTTCTTCTAACAACACCCACACTTACTATGTGACCTACAATTTAGGTGGTACGCTCTATAATTTTAAGGAAGTGTTTAGTCCCAATTCTATTTTCTTACAATCCGTTTATTACGGTGCGAACAATATCTATTACACCAATAGCGTGAATATCCATGACAATGCTTTCAATTTGAGGGATATTAAAGACGATAGAGACGATACGATTTTTTATCTCAACGGCATGAACACTTGGAATTACACCAATGCGAGATTCACTCAAACTTATGGCGGAAAAAACAGCGCTCTAGTCTTTAACGCCACTACCCCTTGGGCTAATGGCAGTATCCCTAAATCTGATAGCACGGTGCGTTTTGGGGGGTATCATGGGGTTGATTGGGGGAAAACGGGTTATATCACCGGCACTTTTATAGCCGATAGGGTTTATATCACCGGTAACATGATGTCTGGGAATGGTGCTCAAACCGGTGGGGGGGCGACTTTAAATTTTGTGGGTGCGACTGAAGTCAATATCGCTGGGGCTACTTTTAAAAACTTAAAAACCACTTCACAAAACTCTTACATGACTTTTATGGCGTTGAGGGATAGATCTGGGAGCGGTAAGATCAATGTTAGCGGTAAGATTAATGTTTCTCAATCTGATTTTTACGATTGGACAGGTGGGGGGTATGATTTTACTGGGAATGGCGTTTTTGATAACGTGAATTTCAACGAGGCTTATTACAAGTTTCAAGGGTCAAAAAACACTTACACTTTTAAAAACACGAATTTTTTAGCTGGGGGTTTCAAATTCCAAGGCAAGACCACTATTGATCATTCTGTTTTAGAAAGCGCTTCTTATACTTTTGATGGCGATAATAACGCATTTAATGCAAACAAGTTTAACGGCGGATCGTTTAATTTCAACCACGCAGAGCAAACAGACGCTTTTAATAACAACTCGTTTAATGGCGGTTCGTTTAGTTTTAACGCCAAGCAAGTGGATTTCAATCATAACTCGTTCAATGGTGGCGTGTTTAATTTCAACAATACTCCTAAAGTCAATTTTAATAACGACACCTTTAATGTGAATAATCAGTTCAAACTGAATGGTTCTCAAACAACTTTTAGTTTCAATAAGGTTGTTTTCAACATGCAAGGGCTTTTGAGTAGCTTGAGCGTGGGCACGACTTATCAATTACTCAACGCTAAAAGCGTGGATTATAAGGATAATAATAACGCTTTGTATCAAATGTTGCATTGGACTAGCGGAGAAAATCCTAGCGGTAAATTAGTGGGTGAAAGTAAAAGTGCATCAAGCAACACTAAAATTTACAATGTCCATTTCACTGACAACGGCTTGGCTTATTACATTAAAGAGAATTTTAATAATGGGATCACGCTCACCCGTTTGTGCACTTTGGGTTACACGCATTGCGTGAGTATCCATGACGATGCGTTCAATCTTAAAAATGTCAATAATAATGCGAGCGATACCGTGTTCTATCTCAACGGCATGACGACTTGGAAAATTGCTGGCAAGGGCGTTTTTAACCAAAATTACAGCGGTGCTAACAGCGTTTTGGTCTTCAACCAAACCACTCCTTTTCTTGATGGGGCGAATCCCACTTCTAAAAGCGTGGTGAGTTTTGGGAAAACTTCAGGGGCTGAATGGGGGCTAGTGGGCTATATTCATGGTGTTTTTAGAGCCAATCAAATTGATATTGCCGGCACTATCAGATCAGGTAATGGAGCCAAAACCGGTGGGGGTGCAACGCTTGTTTTTAACGCTCAAAAGCGTTTGAATATCGCTAATGCAAATTTAAACAACGATAAAGCTGGTTTGCAAAATTCATGGATGAATTTCATTGTGGATAATGGCAATTTGAATGTTAAAAACGCAAATTTTAGCAACCAAACTCCGCATGGAGGTTTTAACCTTAAAGCTAATGATATTGCTTGGGATGGAGGCTCTGTGAGTGGAGGGGGACATTTTGGCGTGGATAACGCTAGTGCGAGTGGAAAAGCGGTCATTAAAAATGCGACTTTCAATGATAACGGCACTTTGATCTATAAAGGGGGCGAAAACAACGCTGGGAATTCTTTAACCTTAGAAAACAACACCTTCAATTCCTACAATATCAATGCAAGGGTGCAAAACCTTATTTTTAACAACAACTCGTTTAATGGCGGTAGCTATTCGTTTAATGACACTAAAAATATTACTTTTAAAGGCACGAACACGCTCATTAACAGCGATCCTTTCAGCCGCCTTAAAGGATCAGTCGCTATCAATGACAATAGTATTTTTAACATTCAAAGGAATTTGACCGATAAAACCACTTACACGCTTTTGAGTGGGGATAGCATCAAGTATAATAACCAAACTCTAGCCGATAATCTTTTTTCAAAAAATTTATGGGATTTGATCCATTTTGACGGCACGAGAGGGACTTTATTAAGGGTAGAGAAAAACACTTATTTTGTGCAATTCACGCAGAGCAATGGTCAAAAATTCGTTTTTGAAGAGACTTTCAATCCTGGCTCTATCACTTATAGATACCTTACGCTCAACTCTTCGCCTTACCACACGGACGCTGATTCTACAGATATTTGGAATCAAGTAAGGAAGCAATTTGATTTTATTCCAGGAAAAACCCCTGTGTGTGTTGGGGTGTGCTATATCGCACCTTATAAAAATCAAGATCTTATCGGATCTAGTGCTTTTGCGTGGTCGCTTAATTTTGGGGCTACGGTGGTAGGGACTTTGCTGTTAGGAAGCGCTCAAGCAAAGGCTAATAACAATGGCGGATCTATTTGGTTTGGTAAAAACAATTTGTTGTATTTGCATGGCAATTTCAATGCACTTAATATCTTTTTAACGAATAATTTTAATGTCGGCAATCCTAATGCTGGCGGTGGGGCGACGATCAATTTTAACGCTGATGAAACCTTAAGTGCTGATGGGCTGAATTACACGAATTTCCAAACCGTGGCTTTGGGCTTGCAAACTAGCGCGAGCCAGCATTCATGGGCGAATTTTAATTCTAGGCTTTCTATGGAGATTAAAAATTCTAATTTTAGGGATTTCACATGGGGAGGCTTCAGGTTCAATTCAGGGCGCATGGTTTTTGAAAACACCACTTTTAGCGGTTGGACGAATATCAATGGGGCGACAGAAAGCGGTTCATCATATGTGAGTATGGTTGCAAATACGGATTTGATTTTTTCTAATTCCATTTTAGGTGGGGGCGTTCGCTATGATTTGAAAGCCAAACGCATCGCATTCAACAACTCTCAAATGGTGGTTGATGTGTCTAAAAATGTGAATCAATCTTCATTGAGTGGGGATGTGACTTTCAGTAATTCTAGGCTTGCAGTTAAACCAAACGCCGCTATCAATATTGGGGATAGCCAGACTCAAACGACTTTAGAAAACGCCTCAAGCCTTTCTTTTTATAACAACAGTGTGGCGAATTTTAATGGCACGACCACTTTTAAAGGCGTGTCTTACTTGAATTTGAACCCTAACGCTCAAGTGAGCTTCAATCATGTGAATTTCAATAACGCTAATGTGACTTTTTATGGTATCCCACTTTTTGGTAAAACGCCTGATTTTGGCAATTCTGTGCGCCTTATCAACTTCAAAGGAGATGCGAAATTCGCCCAAGCTACGCTCAATTTAAGGGCTAAAAATATCCATGTGAATTTCCAAGGGAATTCCACTTTTGGGGAAAACTCCACGATGAATTTAGCCCAAGGATCTCAAGCGAGCTTTAACGCTCTTAGTGTGGAAGGGGAAACGCATTTCAATCTCAATGGCTCAAGTTTATTGAATTTCAATGGCAACAGCGTTTTTAACGCCTCTGTGAATTTCTACGCCAGCAATTCTCAAATTTCTTTTTCTAAATCAGCAACCTTTAATGCAAACGCTTCATTTGACTTAGGTAACAACAGTGCTTTAAACTTTCAAAGCGTTTTCTTAAATAGTACTTTAAGTCTTTTGGGCAATGGTAGTAACAATTTAGCGATCAACACTAGAGGGAATTTTAGCTTTGGATCCAAAGGGATTTTGAATCTCTCTTACATGAATTTATTTGGGGGGGATAAAAAGACCTCAGTTTATGATGTTTTGCAAGCCCAAAATATTGATGGCTTGAATGGGAGTAATGGCTATGAAAAAATCCGTTTTTATGGCATAGGGATTGAAAAGGCTGATTACTCGTTTAATAACGGCGTTCATTCTTGGAGCTTCACTAATCCGCTCAACACAACCGAAACGATTACAGAAACTTTGTATAACAACCGCTTGAAAGTGCAGATCTCTCAAAACGGCATCTCTAACAACACGATGTTTAATCTCGCCCCTAGTTTGTATGATTACCAGAAAAACCCCTATAATTACACGAACAACAAAGCGGGCACTTATTATTTGACTAGCAATATTAGAGGCTTTAATCAAAATAATGAGATACCAGGGACTTATAACGCGTTCAACCAACGCCTAAAAGCTTTGCATATTTATAATCAGGCTATCACTAAAGAGGATTTGAGCATGCTTGCAAGTTTAGGTAAGGAATTTTTGCCTAAAGTGGCTAAGCTTATCGCTTCAGGGGATTTGGATAACCTTAATTTAAAAAGCCCAAATAGTTTTGATACCATTCTTAAGGTCTTGAAGAAATACGATATTACCATAAGCCAAGAGAAATGGAAAAGTTTGTTAAAAATGATTCAAGGCTTTTCCAACACGGCTAATTATCAGTTTTCTCAAGGCAGTCTCGTTGTAGGAGCGATTAAGGAAGGGCAAACCAACACTAATAGCGTGGTGTGGTTTGGAGGCGATGGGTATAAAAATCCATGCGCGATTGGGGATAACACTTGCCAGATGTTTAGGCAAACTAATTTAGGGCAGTTGATCCACTCCACTTCGCCTTATTTGGGCTATATGGATGTTAATTTTAAAGCTAAAAACATTTACATTACCGGAACAATTGGCAGTGGGAACGCTTGGGGGAGCGGAGGGAGTGCGAATGTGTCTTTTGAGAGTGCAACGAATTTAGTGCTCAATCAAGCTAATATTGACGCTAAAGGGAATGATAAGCTCTTTTCTTATCTAGGGAAAGACGGCATTGACAAGCTTTTTGGAGAAAAGGGCTTGGGGAATATCCTTTCTAATATAGTTTATGAAGAGAGTTTGAACAATAACGCTATCCCCAAAGATTTAGCCAACATGATCCCTAAAGATTTTGGATCTAAGACTTTAAGCTCCTTGCTTGGCCCTAGAGAAGTGAGCAGTCTTTTAAGCGTGAGCGCTTTTAAAAACGCAATCATGGAGATTTTAAACGCTAAAACGGTGGGCGATGTTTTTGGCGAAAATGGGCTTTTAAATGCACTTGATCCAACCAAAAGAAAAGAAATCGATCAAATGTTATTAGAGCAAATCCAGGCCCATACTTCAGGGTTTGAAAAATTCATCGTTAAAACTTTAGGGATTCAAAATGTAGAGAATTTCATCAATAATTGGTATGGCAAGCAAAGTTTGAGTTCTTTTGCGAATAATTTTGTGCCTGGAGGCTTAGATCAAGCCCTTGATAAAATAGGCTCTAGTGCTGATTCTAAAGAGTTGCAAGGCTTTTTGAAGCAAACGACTTTTGGGGATATTCTAAACCAAATGATCGCACAAGCCCCTTTAATCAACAAGCTCATTTCGTGGTTGGGTCCGCAGGATTTAAGCACGCTCATTAATATCGCTTTAAACAGCGTGACTAACCCAAGTAAAGAATTGTTGGGTGCTATTTCTGGCATGGGTCAAAAAGTGCTGAACGATTTATTAGGCGAGGGCGTGGTTACCAAGATTATGAACAATCAAGTCTTGGGGCAAATGATCAATAAAATCATTGCGGATAAAGGATTAGGAGGCGTTTATAATCAAGGTCTAGGCTCAATACTCCCTAAATCCTTGCAAGATGAACTGAAACAATTGGGCATGGGATCTTTACTCAAACCTAAAGGGTTGCACAATCTTTGGCAAAAAGGGAATTTCAATTTCGTGGCTAAAAACCATGTGTTTGTGAATGACAGCTCGTTTAGTAACGCCACAGGGGGGGAATTGAATTTTGTAGCGGGCAAATCCATTATTTTTAATGGGAAAAATACGATTAATTTCACGCAATATCAGGGCAAGCTTTCTTTTGTCTCTAAAGATTTTTCTAACATTTCGCTGGATACTTTAAACGCCACCAACGGCTTGACGCTGAATGCACCTAAAAATGATATTAGCGTTAAAAAAGGTCAAATTTGCACGAATATTTTAGATTGCATGGGTGAGAAAAAAGCTAAAAACTCTCCAAATGCAAGTGCTCCAACGGACGAAACGCTAGAAGTGAACGCGAATAATTTTGCGTTTTTAGGCACCATTAAAGCTAATGGTTTAGTGGATTTTTCAAAAGTTTTGCAAAATACGACGATTGGGACTTTGGATCTAGAGCCAAACGCTATTTTAAGAGCGAATAACTTGATTGTGAATAACGCTTTTAATAGCAATTCTAATTATAGGGTCAATATCAGCGGTAATCTCAATGTGATTAAGGGTGCGACTTTTAGTGCGAATGAAAATGGTTTGGATGTAGGAGGGGATTTGAAGAGCGAAGGGCAATTGACTTTTAATCTCAAGCACCCAACCGATAAAACGATCATCAGTGTGGCTGGCACTTCCACGATCATGTCTTATAACAACCAAACTCTAATCAATTTTAACACCCAACTCAAGCAGGGTGCTTACACGCTTATCAATTCCAAACGCATGCTTTATGGGTATGACAATCAAATCATTCGTGGAGGGAGCTTGAGCGATTACCTTAAACTCTACACTCTCATTAACTTTAATGGCAAACGCTTGCAATTAGAGGGCGATTCTTTGAGTTATGACAATCAGCCGGTTAGCATTAAAGATGGGGGCTTTGTGATAAGCTTTAAAGACAATCAAGGGCGCATGGTGTATTCATCCATCTTTCATGATAAGGTTCAAGTTACGGTTTCTGATAAACCCATGGATATTCATGCACCTAGTTTGGAATACTATATCCAGCACATTCAAGGCGACGAAGGTTTGAATGCGATCAAATCCGCTAATAATAACGCTGTCAATTGGTTGAACGCGCTTTTTGTGGCTAAAGGAGGCAATCCCTTGTTCGCCCCTTATTATTTGCAAGACACACCCACCAAACACATTGTGACTTTAATGGAAGATGTGACTAGTGCTTTAGGCATGCTCACTAAACCTAGCCTTAAAAACAATTCCACTGATGCTTTGCGGCTCAACACTTACACGCAACAAATGGGGCGTTTGGCCAAGCTTTCCAATTTCGCTTCTTTTGATTCGTCTGATTTTAGCGAACGCTTGAGCAGTCTTAAAAACCAAAAATTTGCTGATGCTATCCCTAACGCGATGGATGTGATTTTAAAATACTCTCAAAGGGATAAATTAAAAAACAACCTTTGGGCGACTGGTGTTGGGGGTGCGAGCTTTGTAGAAAACGGCTCAGGGACGCTCTATGGTATCAATTTGGGTTATGACAGATTTGTTAGAGGGGCGATTATTGGAGGGTATGCGGCTTATGCGTATAGTGGGTTTAATAGCCGTATCACTGGCTCTCGATCGGATAATGTGAATGTGGGCTTGTATGCGAGAGCTTTTATTAAAAAAAGCGAGTTAACCTTTAGCGTCAATGAAACTTGGGGGGCGAATAAAACCCAGATTAGCTCCAATGACGCTTTGCTCTCTATGATCAACCAGTCTTACAATTACAGTACATGGACAACGAACGCGAGAGTCAATTATGGGTATGATTTCATGTTTAAAAACAAAAGCGTGATCATCAAGCCTCAAACCACTCTTGAGTATTACTATATCGGCATGACCGGTTTAGATGGAGTGATGAATAACGCGAATTATAACCAGTTTAAAGCGAACGCCGATCCGTCTAAAAAATCCGTTTTAACGATCAATTTAGCGATTGAAAACCGCCATTATTTCAACAAGAATTCTTATTTTTATGCGATTAGTGGGATCAGTAGGGATTTATTGGTGCGATCCATGGGAGATAAACTGGTGCGTTTCATTGGTGATAATACTTTGAGTTACAGGAAAGGCGAGCTTTATAACACTTTTGCGAGCATCACTACGGGCGGAGAAGTGAGATTATTTAAAAGCTTTTATGCGAATGCTGGGGTGGGGGCTAGGTTTGGGTTGGATTATAAAATGATTAATATCACCGGAAACATTGGAATGCGTTTAGCGTTTTAG